The genomic interval TGTAACGAGTATGAATAGATGGGAACGACACATATGCTTTGATATAAAAGATGAGTTAATAGCGTTGTTCACGAGAGTACTGCAATACTGCTATCACGACGGTATCAGAGTAGGTATGACACTTTTTGAGGAATGTTTCTCACATATTGATATTCGAACTAGTCTTTTGAAGGAACCGTGAACGAACCGGAGCTTAGGTTCCACTCTCATTCTAGCATGCTTGTATCAGACTGACTCATTGAGTTGTCGCAAACAGTCTCAATGGTATACCAACACTTGGTGGTTTAAGTGGAAATGAGTTTGTTATCCTTAAGTAAAGTCTCGAGTTCGAGTCTTATGAATGAAACAATCACTGTCAGGAGAGTTTTCCCGCCATAACCCGGCGGTCCAACGCGGCTCGAAGATATAATCATCTCTcaaaaaacaagaaattttccggtaaataaaaaaaaatagtctCGATGGTATAAAATGACACTAAATTATCCAAAATTACAATTTCGGTAAGTGTTGTGGACATTTACCCGAATATCAGTTTTACCAAACGCAACGTTTAATCTCATCGTCGCCGCTGCaaagatttttatttttttcctgCTTATCACTAGTTCACTACTCCCCTTCAATTTCAGAGCCCAAAAAAGCCAGCTGAGAATCTCATGGCCTCTCTCACAACATAGagagaaacccagaaaaaaacaCTTCTAACACAAAATGGTGCTACTCCATCATCTTCCACGTAGCCACATCTCCCTCTTCACCCACTTCACCCACTTCTCAAAACCCAAACCCCCCACAACCCTAAACcccatcttcttctcctcccccAAATCCACTCTCTCAATCTCTGACCCCATCCCCACCTCACCTCTCCCAGAATCCCACATCGAAACAGCCCTCGAAGATTTCCACACCCAGTTCCAAATCCCGGTCGAGAAGCTCTTCGTGCCGCCGGAGACCGAGCTCAAGTACACCGAGTCCGGTGCCCTGAGCACCAGAATATTGAAGGGGTCGAATATTTTGCTGAGCAAGTATGCTAGGGACGCTCAGGTGACTCAGGCTGAGTTTGTGAAGAGCAGTGTGAGGACTGAGGATTGCCCCGGGAATCCGTTGCCGGAGTTTGCGCTCGTCGGACGGTCTAATGTCGGCAAGTCATCGTTGCTTAATTCTCTTGTGCGAAGAAAGAAGCTAGCTTTGACCTCCAAGAAGCCTGGTCAGTCGTAACTAGTCTTGAAAGAATCTTTTCTTATATGGTGAACATTGCTAGAGTTGAGAGAATGTGATGAATATAAATGCCTTAGATTTGAGGAGTTGAAGATTACTGGTGTAGCTTTGCTTCCTTGTGTTGTAGGCTTGTAGCATTGTTAGTGTTATAACTAGAGTTTGGTACTTTGGTTAAAGTTTGGATTTTGATTATTGATGCTTGATTTGAGTGTGCTCAAATGATTGATCAATTGCTTCTTCATTTTGATTCGCGTTCGTAATTGTTTGCAGGGAAGACACAATGCATCAATCATTTTCGGATCAATGATAGCTGGTATCTGGTGGATTTGCCAGGCTACGGGTATGTTGTGTATAATTGATTTTTGATTCATGTGCTGATATAAATGTGGATATGTAATTTGACATTTGGAGTGATTGTTGACTGCAATGATGAAAGCCCTTAAAGGTAGTGGTGCAAACCGTAGTGGCTTTAGTTTCCTCAAACGTAGCATCAGGGTTGGTCTATATGGTTGTCTGTCTTTCATGCTTGATTTGGAATGATAGTCTTATGCTTTTGTGTTCTCTAACTTGGACAGGTATGCAGCTGCACCACAGGAACTTAGAACTGATTGGGTGAAGTTTACTAAAGATTACTTCCTGAATAGGTCAACATTAGTTTCCGTTTTTCTTCTGATTGATGCCAGCATTCCTGCCAAAAAGATTGATCTGGAGTATGCTAGTTGGCTGGGCCAGAATCAGGTACAATCTCATTACATGAATACCAGaatgaaaaggaagatatGGTGTAATACCATGGATTCACTTTACTGATATTAGCTGCCTAGTATCTCTTCATGCTAGAGATTTTGACAGAACACTTTACAATTTTGTCCATTGCGCATCTTCCCAATGGCAAAAAGTACAAAAGTACATGGTAGTCGTAAGATTTTGCCTCTCCAAACTAAAATAACTGAGAGGTTTCATACACCTTAAGGGGCAACTTTACATAGAAGTTTGCAGCTTATCCTTCAGGACAGTTGAAACACGAAACTCTATGGAAATCTATATGCATCTTGCTGGTTTTACTGAGGAATGATGTAAAGAGTTGACATTATATTTGCCCACTGCTTTCAGATCCCTATGACATTAATATTCACCAAATGTGACAagcggaagaagaagaaaaacggAGGAAAAAGAGCAGAAGAAAATGTGAATGACTTTCAGGAGTTAATTCGAGGCTACTTCCAGACAACGCCACCATGGATTATGACCAGCAGTCTTACCAATCAGGGTCGAGATGAGATGTTATTGCATATGGCTCAGCTGCGGAATTATTGGCTCAAGCACTAGGAATATCTGAAGTATGCCTTCCTATTTTCAAGTAGCTATCATGGCATCCAAGTACAAGAGGCTGGTATTAAAAACCTCACCTCTACAGATGTACGTATGGCAAAGCAAACATGGTAATATGTTAACTTTTGGCAGCTGCAAATTCCTTCATCGAGCAGATTCAGATGTGCTCCGTTGCAGGCATTGCTCAATCGTGAAAGCCAGTAGTGGATTAGTTTTGTTGGCATGACGATGTAGGATGTTGTACTAGTATTTTGCAGCAAGTATAATTCTGTTTTAAGGGCATCCAACAACTTTTGGTTTATAACTTTGTtgatgaaatgaaaattttggttGTAAACAGAAATGTGAAAAAGTTGGGAGGCGTAAAGTATGAGGAGCTTCAGTTTACTTGTGCCAGTTTCGGTACAAATTTATCCCTCATTAGCCGAATAAGCAAGTGCAAGGAACTTGAGTTTGTGGAATGATGTTCAACTCAACGGATGATTAATTCAGCGGCTGCAGTTTTGAATCGCAGCAATACACAAGGAAATGTATCAAATCTCTAGATGCCTGGAAGTCAAAAGGTTCACCTAACAGTGATGGACTGAACTAGATAGAGTTCGGAGGAAAAAGCGTGAGCCAGTAGCATAGTCCCAGAACTACCACATCTACTTCATCAAAAACAACTCCGAAACACAAGAACATGTTCTTATCTGCACTAAACACGAACTGAGTACTACAGAATTTACAATAACCCAAGATCTCATGTGAGTGTCTAGGCAATAAAGATCACAACAGTATGATGCAGCAAGTGTCATGAGCACAACAGAGATAAGTGAGAGAAGTTCGTCTTAACATAATGACTTGCCACAACAAACCAAAACGATAAAATACTAAATGTACAGGTTCTGAATGCATCCAACAATCACTCAGGTCACAGCAACAAGTTTAGTCTTAACACAACAAGCAACAAGTTCACAGGTCACAGCAAACTACATCaactcaaaaatcaaaaccacaAAACAAAAGTCCTAAATGTATCACCAACTTAATGAGCACCTGCTCCGATTAGAATGTAAGCATTCAAATGCTGAATAAAGCAAAAGGTTTGATAACTAGACAACATTGATACTAGGAACAGTAAATCATCAATTCAAAACACATAATTCTAGCAAATCAATATTAGATAAAACGATAGAGTACTTGGCATTCATGATAACTCTCTAGCAAATAAACAAAAGCCGGTCTTAAATCATTCAACAACAATGATCCAAAATTGATTCCACAATATCCAGAACAACTATCTCAAAAgcgaaaacaaaacaaatcaaacttgaaattcttcttcctctctcaAATCTAGGCAGCAGCAGTTCCCTTGCTCCTTGGCTTAGCTTGTGTACCTTCAAGGAAGCCGCTCTTGAACCTCCTCGGCACGTGGCGGAGGTACCTCATGCGCCCCGTTCCGGTAGTCTTTCTGCGCAGAGCCTTCTCACTCCAGTTATCTGAAACCAGAGAGAACTCAAATTCTCAGTATCCATAGCTCAATCAACAGTAAACAACCGAGTTTTTACCATCAAATCAAAGaagtaaatagtaaaaattGAGAGAGAAAGTTACATTTTCTGAGGCGAGCGGCGGGGTAAGCACAGGCGGAGCAGCGTGACTTCTGGAGATGGAAGCTCCGGCGTCCGCATCGGACACAGAGAGTGTGGGTCTTGTTGCGGCGCTTGCCAAAGCTGCCGGTTCCTTTTCCCTATGTTCAGATTTCACATTCACGAAGTTACAAATCTATAAACATGTTCATGATCAAggtcgagagagagagagagagtaccaTTGTGTTGCTTGGCTGCAGAAACCCTAAATCTGGAGGTGAGTGTGTGCGGGAAAACTGACGGAGAAGAATCGTCGTGGGTTTATATAGATTAGGGTTTCTCTTTGATTTTTGGGTGGTATGGACGAAATTGGCCTTGAAGCGGGCTGGGTTTTGTGGGCTGTAGAGACTTCATAACACGAAGCCCGCTTGATTAATGGGTTTATTAAAAAATACGTAGATTGTCAGCTAAAAGGCCCatacattatcaatgaaattagctttaataaaatataataatgtATCGTTGGCAATTGCGGGGATAGCTCAGTTGGGAAAGCGTCAGACTGAAGATCTGAAGGTCAGGTGTTCGATCCACCTTCACCGCATTAAGTGTTCTTTGCTTATTCACTATATCTTCACTTCGAATTCCATTATGCCAAAACCGCCTAAAACTTGACTCCTTGTGCATTGGTTCGTGAAACCATCTATTTTTCACATAAATTCATTACAAAAAAGTCTAAACTCttccattatatattttacatGCGAGGGTGTATACTTCAAATTTTGGCCGGAGGTGGGGTTCGGAAGAACTATTGAAACCGCTTGTGAGTTTTTTTTCCATGAAAATAGAAGCGTCGGAGTCTTATATTGATAACTAggcaaaattgtcaaaatacacTATAAATTTAGCTGAAATTGTCAGTTTGCACTCGAACtcgcatttgagtcaatttatctCATAaagttggtaaaaattacagatttgcacctcatccgttaaatttaatgttttcaatccatttttaagtcacatatcatgcatttgagatgcaatattatcatttatatttaataattaaataaattaatacaaattacttaagaggaacacttgttattatgtttttttaaacatgttattaatttatatatttattatattacGTGATATGATACgttaaaatatattagaaaatataaataaatacacataaaattaaaaataaatgtgtacatataaaaaatatatatatatacacaacacactatatttgaatagtgggtatgttgaatatatagttcgcagtagggttaagtatgtagaaaaaagatgtaaataaataatttgattaaaaaattaatcctcagtttaaaaaatatttttatttatttttaagaaaaatataaaatatgaaatgacaacattacccctcgtatgcatgacatgtgacgcaaaattggatataaacaattaaatttaacggatgtgatgcaaatcggcaatttttatcaactttatagggtaaattgactcaaatgcgaGTTCGGATGCAAATTGAcgatttcagccaagtttatAGTGTATTTTAACAATTTTGCCAGATAACTATGAATCAACATTATTAACACACTCCACCTCCAAAGCCTAGGTAAGAAGAGATCATGTAAAATTACTTGAAAACTAGACAACTTCTTAATTCAGATCATACAATCAAGCTATGAGGCCAATTCTATTTTGGCGTCgaaaattatttatataaaatcaATGTTGCGTGCTCGTTATGATTTTGTTCAGCTAATGTTTGATGTGGACAATAGGCTTGACTTAGATATTGAAAAGAGTATCAATATAAATCCATACAATGAAATTGCCAAATCAGTTTATCGGCAGAAACGTTCACTCATCCTGGCGTGTGATCATGCTAGTTTGTGACAAACATTCTCAGAATATGATCATCATGGTTAGACTTAGGGCTATCATGAACTCGCAGCAATTCGATTTGTGGACCATTTTATGGCATTGACGAATAACTCTCAACCATCCGATCTATTACCGACTCGCGGTCAACTTCATAAAGGGCTGGAAATGGTCCGTCACCATGTATTCATCCATGTACATATCACTGTTGTTAGGGTTCATCAATTTCTTGGACCACAAGAAATTAAATGGGCAAGCAATTTCAGCCCATCAGAAATTGATGGTCCAGATTGACGACCCATGTGAAATGACTATGTATACGTACCTAGCCAATTTGGCAATCTCCCTATCATGAGGCTTGTGGATGATATATATACACCTTAACCAGGACcactcttttaatttgagatgTGATTTAAGCTAAAAGCCTCTTTTAGTGCCCAAattgctttctttttttttcagattgTTCAAGGAACCTAATCGCTTTCTCCTTGATTATCAGACTTCTAATTATACCTCATTATGTTCATTCCGTTTGCCTCAAGTACTTGGATTCTATCAGCGTTTACATCAGGCCATTCTCATTTCATACTCCCtagccttttctttttcttttttcctttctataaaagaaggagaaaaaaaatcaatcaaaaCAGATCATAAATGCATCAATAATTCGAAGTGGAACGCTACGGTCAATCGTCTGCGGACACGTACCGTACTTTCAAGGAAATAATGTTACCAAGTTTATAACAAGTACCATCATATTGCTTTGATTACAAGTCATCAAGGCTCGTGATATACACAACTCCTGTTCATACGAGAATATCGGACTCGGGTGATCATGTAAACTCGAGTCCAAGTACCTCTGTGATGAAAGTGAAACTAAAAATGCCCAAGTAAAACTTGGTGAAATCAATTTGTAACCGAatcaagaaataaaaagaatacTGATATTGATGGAAGAGTAAAGGCCCAACGATTTCGACGTAAAGGCCCAATGGGGCCCTATCTATGCAGGTGGCCACCAGTAGGTGATCTCATGGGCCACACGGTGCTTTCCAGTCTTTCACCATATTGAGAAGTAAACCTACTGACGTTGAAATATCTCTCTCCTCCACTTCGGCTCTATTATTATTCTAGTATTATTATTGCCACAGAAGGATTAAAGAGCGAGTTGTCATTATTGTGAAGCCCCAGATTCGATTTGTATGTCGCCACAATAACTAAGGCAACTCGGTCGGGACAAACCCTACCATCACGAATTTTCCAACGGCTCGAACTAAGAATCATTCATCCGAAACATAGTCAACCCCCATAGATCTACGTTAGTTACGTCCATATGTACAATAACATACCTATATCCGAACGAGTAAATAAGAACTAGGGTTACGTGATGAATAAGATAGATCATGAGTTTGCGGACAATGAGTTAATATTAATAATCTCGCGGATCACGGTGATACGCCATACGTAGTTAGTTTCTAAAATAACATGTTGACATCTTAACTATTAGTTTAAAGTTTTTGGAGTTAGTATCAATTAACCGAGGGCTTTTAGTCACTTATATATACTAAGAAAGTAAATTTGCCGACTACTTTTCATTTGCTCACCTTGTGCCCATTCTTCTAAATTCATGTCATGTGTCTTTTCTCAACTAAAAGTTAGATAATAATTGAGTAATTAGATACATGATATGAGTTTAAAAAGATGAGCATAAtgtgagaaaataaaaagtggtcggcaaatttgttttttatatACTAGCTAGCCTAGCTCCTAACATGTGTTAAGAGTAAAATAGGCGAGAACTATAGATAAGCATTGACGATGACTTTCATTTATTTACAAACGCGTGGATAATTCACTAGAGTATCAATGTTGAAATTTAGTTGGGATCCCTAACTTTTGGATTTTACACACCTACAGCTACAGATCACTTACATATGTAAACAAACACCTTCAGATCATTCTAAACACGACGACAACGAGTGGACAGTGGACGAACTCTCGGACTTGTCTACACactaaaaatcagaaatcgcCAAGGTCGATTAGTGAagacaacatatatattgttgttgttttccCTGACAACATATATGCTATTTTTTTCCCCATCCTATATGTTTCTCTGAAATTTTACTTTTGAATTCTATACACGATTGATGTGTTTGTCTTGACTACATTAGTCATTAGGATTGGGGATCAGAACTGTACTGCAGTATCTGTTTAATTTCTAACTTGGTAATATCTCACTTGCTCAAATGGGATCCGGTGAATTTAAGTATTTGGTTGAAGaaagaaattaagttaatgctGGTCCAATCTTCTAGTTGAGAGACAAATGATTTTGAAAGCGAAACTGCAGCTGCAGCGGTAATAAAAATGGAAGATGTTCTAGCCTCCACTACAAAGATATTTGGTACGAATTAAACATTTTACATGCCAAGTAGGTAAGGAAAAAGGTAGGTGCAAGAAGAACTGAAGAAGCAACATGGATATAAATCAAAGAATTGCATTCTCATAAGCGAAAAtgtcgattttttttttcaatccaaAAAGCCCTAAATTAATAGAGAATCATCCCATCCACACAAGACTAGCTAGCTACATTAGTGTTAACACTCGATTCTCAACTCTCATATCCCAACCCCCACGTTGGAATTAGTACAATAGCAAAATACGTACATTTCAAGACTACCACCAAACCTATCTTTAAGATCCCTCATTTTTAAGCCATTTGTAAAggtcatacctaaatattagaTATCACTAATGGTAATGTACGAGATGCACGGTGTGCAACGTTTGACACCCCCCATCAAATCACCAAGCTAGCTATAAGCATCTTCTGTGTTCGAGAATTAATCAACCCCCTTTGTTCCTCTTGTATCTTCAGCTTGGTACCAACCCATCACCAAAACCCTTCACTGGACATTCAAGTTAAATCAATTCTTCGCTGAGAGGTTACCGCCATCGGAAAAACAGCACTACGGCGATGATGATAACGGCAAATGTGACCGTGTAAATGGAGTAGAATGCTTTGCCTCGGCTTTCCAACACCGCTCAATGTCTTCTGCGATTCTTTTGGCATCCATTGATGCACCAAGTAGTCCTCGTTTCGTAAACCCCACAGCATATAACCCACACTCACCTTTCCAACCATTTGGAAATGACATTTTTGGTAACCCGTCTTCTTTTGAGAACATCTCTCCCTCCTATACAAAATGAAATGAATTAAGGgatgaattaattaattagaatAACCCCTACATACATCATTCTCAGTCAGTTTATTATCCAAAAATTAGTATATGTACCTTTAGCCAAGAGGGCACATTGCTTTTGTAACCTGTTGCTAAGACAATGGCATCGAATTGCTCTGTTCTTCCATCAATGAATTCTATACCACGATGTTGTTTTAATCTCTTGATTGCTGGACGTACCTACAATATACAGTATGTAAAAAATTAGGGTTTATGAACTAGCACGTATAATAACATATAAATCAAACTGTTTGACAAGACCTAATTACGTCGACATAGTTTCCTTAAGTTCAATGGTTAGGAAATGAACTGAAGTATTAATTTGACGAGGAAGCATGTACCAGAATTTCACCGCTTTTGATCTTGGCTAGGGTCCCAACATCCAATACCGGGGTCTTCCCCGATAGATTCTTGAGCTCCAAGGGACCCAACTTAGGCCGGTCCAAACCGAGCCGGGACGTGTCGCCGAGAAGCAGCCGTGACGCCACCAGCAACAGGCGATCCACAAGGCGTATGGGCATCCACTTGAGCAACAACATGGACAACCCGAAAGTCGATTTTCCCAGCATCTCTCGTGGTAGGACGTGCACCTTTGTAAGTTCAAACACATCAAAAACAACGCATAAAGTAAGTTCAAACACTAACACTAAAAAAGAAGAACTAGTAGACTTGGAAAATGTACTCAGAAATTAACATGGAGGAAGTGATGTGTGTGAGCCCCATACTCGTGGAGTTATGGAGTTTAGCAACAAGAGCTTAGCTAAGTAGTTCCAGGCCATGCTTCATAGGCCAAGTACTAAGAATGAGGTGTTTGATCCCATAATCCATATCTTTCCAGGAGACAAAAATATAAAGTTAAGTATGATGGGTACTTTGAAGGGATCTCACATAGAAGATCATATAAGTTTCTTATAACCAATGTTACGCATGCTTACTGGGAAGTCCCAAGAAAGTGTTTTGATCAAAcccaatttattttctttcctgaAATAGAGTTAAATATGCATGTTTAATCCATCTTTGAACAGGCCAACCAACCGTTGGAACTTGAACTAAGTAGCAGTTTGGCCTCTCTTTTTCCTTTGGTGCTAacagaaagaaggaaaaaacttCTAACAGTCTAAAATGACCAGAAGAGCTGAACTTGggttttcttatatttgtacTTTGTGTTTCAAAGACCACTAGaagatttgcttttgattttAAAGACAAGAAACTTGAAAAATTGCTGGGGTATAAATCGTTAAAAGCAGAAGCCTAAATGAAAAGGGCAGTTAAATCCGAAAACTTGTTCCACACAAATTTTGAAACTGTGGGACAAAAAAATGGCATATTTGGGAGAGAAAGTAAGGAGAGAAAAAGAGCAGTAAAGGCAAGGGTTGTTCTTACTGTATCTCTGACCACGAGTGAAGGCCTAGCATTGTGGTTACACAGATCCAAACAGACCTCCATGCCTGAATTTCCACACCCCACCACCAAAACTTTCTCTCCTGTAAACTCCTCACCACTCTTGTACAAGCTCGTGTGCCTAATGGGCCCTCCGAACTCCATGATCCCCTCCAGCCTCGGCACCAGGGCCTCAGCATTCTCACCGGTGGCCGCGATGAGCCACCGGGTGACATATTCAGTCTCAACCCCGTTTTCGGACCCTGAGGTCCTCACCCGCCAAAAACCAACCGCAGGGTCGTACTGGGCGGTCGAGACGGTTTCGTTGAAGCGAGGCTGAATGTCGAACTTGGTGGCGTAATCTTCAAGGTACTGAATGAATTGCTGCTTGGTAGGGTAAGTGGGAAAATCGGCCGGGAAAGGCACCAGGGGGAGCTCGCACAATTGCTTAGGCAAGTGGAGGCGGAGGCGATCGTAGGTCTTGAGCTGCCACAGAGAGGCTAGGCAATTGGATCGCTCCAGGATTACACTAGGGACGCCCCTGTTTTTCAGGCACGCTGCCGTAGCGAGCCCCGATGGACCTGCACCCACTATAACCGGGCCGGGAACACACACCACGCATCGAGGAGGAGAAGATGCTGAGGAAGACAGGTCACTCATTTTGTGAATCAAAATAGGATCATTGGATTCCTTTCCTTGGATTTCTGTGTACTCCATGTTGCACAATGcaaggtgaagaagaagatagaagaagaaaacgaaGCGCTAGGATTGGGAGGGAGGGAGTGTTTAAAAGTGAAGAGGAGAAGAACACATTAAGCTGATACGATTAAGTGTGTGAAACTGTATgtgtttgttttctgttttttctctctcacactctctcttctctctgttCTAACTGATGAAACGGGGAATGAGAAGATTAGGCTTAATAGGGAATTGTCCCTAGAATTATGGGATGGATTAAGAAGGTCTTATCCATTTGTGATCTAGGAGGAGGGATCAGCTAGGAATGAGTAAGGAAATCGGGTTTTTCTAATCTTTTTCTCTCTGCTGTTGTTCAAATGTGGAGTTTAAGCGGAGGAAAGGGAGCAACAACTAGGGGACTAAATCAGCATTCAACACAATGAGAGAGAAGGGAGGGAAGAGAAAAATAGATGGTGATATGTCTATTTATATTCCTTGCTCTCATTCAAGAATTTATATGAGGTTTGGCCAAGTGTGATCGATAAAGAGAAGTAACTCAAGTGGGGACACcataatataaataataataatgttttTTGTAGCTTATTCCACTAAATATTACAATTAGCATTATAACCTAAGCTTttcaattaatatttattaacTTTATTTATGGAtatagtgtgtgtgtgtgtcgaCAGAATCATTATTGAAAGAAAAGCTCGTATTGTACGTTGAATAAAAATGATCTAGCTTGTTAGGCCAGAATAAGAACATTTAGTTCACTAGTTAGATTAATTGTGTCAATTGTGCATATGTCCTACTTAATTACTCTCTGTTGAATACAAAATTTAACTTGTTTATCTTGACAATGAGATT from Argentina anserina chromosome 2, drPotAnse1.1, whole genome shotgun sequence carries:
- the LOC126783009 gene encoding GTP-binding protein At2g22870, with protein sequence MVLLHHLPRSHISLFTHFTHFSKPKPPTTLNPIFFSSPKSTLSISDPIPTSPLPESHIETALEDFHTQFQIPVEKLFVPPETELKYTESGALSTRILKGSNILLSKYARDAQVTQAEFVKSSVRTEDCPGNPLPEFALVGRSNVGKSSLLNSLVRRKKLALTSKKPGKTQCINHFRINDSWYLVDLPGYGYAAAPQELRTDWVKFTKDYFLNRSTLVSVFLLIDASIPAKKIDLEYASWLGQNQIPMTLIFTKCDKRKKKKNGGKRAEENVNDFQELIRGYFQTTPPWIMTSSLTNQGRDEMLLHMAQLRNYWLKH
- the LOC126783016 gene encoding 60S ribosomal protein L37-3-like, whose product is MGKGTGSFGKRRNKTHTLCVRCGRRSFHLQKSRCSACAYPAARLRKYNWSEKALRRKTTGTGRMRYLRHVPRRFKSGFLEGTQAKPRSKGTAAA
- the LOC126783006 gene encoding indole-3-pyruvate monooxygenase YUCCA6; its protein translation is MEYTEIQGKESNDPILIHKMSDLSSSASSPPRCVVCVPGPVIVGAGPSGLATAACLKNRGVPSVILERSNCLASLWQLKTYDRLRLHLPKQLCELPLVPFPADFPTYPTKQQFIQYLEDYATKFDIQPRFNETVSTAQYDPAVGFWRVRTSGSENGVETEYVTRWLIAATGENAEALVPRLEGIMEFGGPIRHTSLYKSGEEFTGEKVLVVGCGNSGMEVCLDLCNHNARPSLVVRDTVHVLPREMLGKSTFGLSMLLLKWMPIRLVDRLLLVASRLLLGDTSRLGLDRPKLGPLELKNLSGKTPVLDVGTLAKIKSGEILVRPAIKRLKQHRGIEFIDGRTEQFDAIVLATGYKSNVPSWLKEGEMFSKEDGLPKMSFPNGWKGECGLYAVGFTKRGLLGASMDAKRIAEDIERCWKAEAKHSTPFTRSHLPLSSSP